A window of the Pseudomonas sp. B21_DOA genome harbors these coding sequences:
- a CDS encoding transferase has translation MKAPKIEDYIAQWPLLGVDSAAPWAVVQDCESRILKLLETLGPGYRRHNNCAIHETAIVEQGAVLKGAIIIGEGCFVAAGAYLRGGVYLGKNCIVGPSCELKSTFMLDGSKLAHFNFVGDSLIGEAVNIEAGAIIANYRNELDGADIKIRHENQVIETGVSKFGALVGDGCKIGANAVIAPGALLRPHIRVPRLGLVDQFAYD, from the coding sequence ATGAAAGCGCCAAAAATCGAAGATTACATCGCTCAATGGCCATTACTGGGCGTGGACTCCGCTGCCCCTTGGGCGGTGGTTCAGGATTGCGAGAGCCGGATTCTGAAATTGCTTGAAACGCTCGGCCCGGGATACCGGCGCCACAATAATTGTGCGATTCATGAAACCGCCATCGTTGAGCAAGGCGCTGTGCTGAAAGGCGCAATCATCATCGGCGAAGGCTGCTTCGTCGCGGCGGGGGCTTATCTACGGGGAGGTGTATATCTCGGCAAAAACTGCATTGTTGGCCCCAGCTGCGAGCTGAAAAGTACCTTCATGCTCGATGGCAGCAAGCTTGCCCACTTCAACTTCGTCGGCGACTCATTGATCGGCGAAGCGGTCAATATTGAAGCCGGTGCGATCATCGCCAACTACCGTAACGAACTGGACGGAGCCGATATCAAGATCCGCCACGAAAATCAGGTGATCGAAACAGGCGTCAGCAAATTCGGAGCGCTGGTGGGTGACGGCTGCAAGATTGGCGCAAACGCTGTGATTGCTCCTGGCGCTTTGTTGCGGCCCCACATACGTGTTCCTCGTCTGGGACTGGTTGACCAGTTCGCCTACGATTAA
- a CDS encoding VOC family protein, which yields MQARISVLTLGVQDLERSVSFYRDGLGLVTKGIIGTEFENGAVAFFDLHGGIKLALWPTKSIASDTGIPLLNGNVCSTIGHNVFSRDEVDTVLEEARKAGAQIVKPAAETFYGGYAAYFADPDGHLWEIVFNPQMLPML from the coding sequence ATGCAAGCTAGAATTTCTGTTCTTACCCTCGGCGTACAAGATCTTGAGCGCTCCGTCAGCTTCTACCGCGACGGGCTTGGCCTTGTCACGAAAGGCATTATTGGTACTGAGTTCGAGAACGGTGCCGTCGCATTTTTTGATCTGCACGGTGGAATCAAACTCGCCTTGTGGCCGACGAAAAGCATTGCCTCGGATACTGGAATACCGCTTCTGAACGGGAATGTTTGCTCAACCATAGGGCACAACGTTTTTTCCAGGGATGAAGTCGATACGGTTCTAGAAGAAGCGAGGAAAGCCGGAGCGCAGATTGTCAAGCCGGCGGCAGAAACGTTCTACGGAGGGTATGCGGCCTATTTCGCTGACCCGGATGGGCACTTGTGGGAGATCGTGTTCAATCCGCAAATGCTTCCAATGCTGTAG
- a CDS encoding NAD(P)-dependent oxidoreductase, translating to MSSRKILVTGAAGKIGTAFWQERDDKSDLRLADLDVTQLPDSAQRFALDVRDQASCLRACEGIHTVIHLAADPDPDADFMDSLLPVNIVSTYNMLFAAKAQGCKRFIFASSAQVIEGYPTDVQVQECMAPKPGNLYGVSKAFGEALASLYANDGQMTTIAVRIANVAKFQQGQTHSPRDVAAFISFRDVVALLNNCVEAELKGFHVIHGVSDNRYKRLSIDQSRKVVGYAPVDDGFEILEGGAQSD from the coding sequence ATGAGCTCAAGGAAAATCCTCGTCACAGGTGCGGCAGGAAAGATCGGCACTGCTTTTTGGCAAGAGCGCGACGATAAATCCGATTTGCGTTTGGCCGATCTAGACGTAACTCAACTCCCGGACTCGGCACAGCGTTTCGCTCTGGATGTCCGGGATCAAGCCAGTTGCCTTCGAGCTTGCGAAGGTATCCATACCGTCATCCATCTTGCCGCTGACCCTGACCCAGACGCCGATTTCATGGACTCACTGCTTCCAGTGAACATCGTGAGCACTTACAACATGCTTTTTGCCGCAAAGGCACAAGGTTGCAAGCGCTTCATATTTGCAAGCAGTGCCCAAGTGATTGAGGGATATCCAACGGATGTTCAGGTCCAGGAATGCATGGCACCTAAACCAGGCAATCTCTACGGAGTCAGCAAGGCGTTCGGAGAAGCTTTGGCTTCGCTGTATGCAAACGATGGACAGATGACGACCATCGCAGTCCGGATTGCCAACGTAGCCAAATTTCAACAAGGGCAAACCCACAGTCCCAGAGACGTTGCGGCCTTCATCAGTTTTAGGGATGTTGTCGCACTTCTCAATAATTGCGTTGAAGCCGAGCTGAAGGGTTTTCACGTTATCCATGGGGTCTCAGATAACCGATATAAGCGTCTCTCTATTGATCAGAGCAGAAAAGTTGTCGGGTATGCCCCCGTTGATGACGGGTTTGAGATATTGGAAGGAGGCGCTCAATCTGATTGA
- a CDS encoding mechanosensitive ion channel family protein — protein sequence MTEDFIGFFTAHTILGISLANWVLAFLAATLSYLLTTTAIRFVFRKVQARASAGNGHLTYMASEVLAATSTTLLLLASILVGIGLLDLPERWLGRVSSLWFVVAALQVGLWTNRALALGLHRYFSRHNATGTFQASALATLSLWGVKVLLWAVILLAMLSNLGVNITAFVASLGVGGIAVALAVQNILGDVFASLSIAVDKPFEVGDFIVVGTLAGTVEHVGLKTTRIRSLGGEQIVMANADMIGSTIQNYKRLQERRVVFEFRLTYECTTGQIRQITQRVESIIKNEKQARFDRCHFRSFGESALEFETVYIVLDASYNVYMDVQQRINLAIMEAVAELDATFAFPARTVHVASLPEPTAQPARTQQPSRAQHA from the coding sequence ATGACCGAGGATTTCATCGGCTTTTTCACAGCACACACGATTTTAGGCATTTCACTGGCGAACTGGGTACTGGCGTTTCTCGCCGCGACGCTTAGTTATCTGCTGACCACCACGGCGATCCGTTTCGTGTTCCGCAAGGTGCAGGCGCGGGCCAGCGCCGGCAATGGGCATCTGACCTACATGGCCAGCGAAGTGCTGGCGGCGACCAGCACCACGCTGCTGCTGTTGGCGTCGATTCTGGTCGGCATCGGTTTGCTGGATTTGCCGGAGCGCTGGCTCGGGCGGGTCAGCAGTTTATGGTTCGTGGTGGCGGCGTTGCAGGTCGGCCTGTGGACCAACCGCGCGCTGGCGCTGGGGTTGCATCGCTATTTCTCGCGGCATAACGCGACCGGCACTTTTCAGGCGAGCGCATTGGCGACCCTGAGCCTGTGGGGCGTCAAGGTGTTGCTGTGGGCAGTGATTCTGCTGGCGATGCTGTCGAACCTGGGCGTCAACATCACTGCGTTCGTCGCCAGCCTCGGTGTCGGCGGTATCGCTGTGGCGCTGGCGGTGCAGAACATTCTCGGCGACGTGTTCGCCTCGCTGTCGATTGCCGTCGATAAGCCGTTTGAGGTGGGCGATTTCATCGTCGTCGGCACGCTGGCCGGTACGGTCGAGCACGTCGGCCTGAAGACCACGCGCATCCGCAGTCTTGGCGGTGAGCAGATTGTCATGGCCAACGCCGACATGATCGGCAGCACCATTCAGAACTACAAACGCCTGCAGGAGCGTCGGGTGGTGTTCGAGTTTCGTCTGACTTACGAATGCACCACCGGACAGATTCGCCAAATCACCCAGCGCGTAGAAAGCATCATCAAGAATGAAAAACAGGCACGCTTCGACCGCTGCCATTTCCGCAGTTTTGGTGAAAGCGCGCTGGAATTCGAAACGGTGTACATCGTTCTGGACGCCAGCTACAACGTCTACATGGACGTGCAGCAACGCATCAATCTGGCAATCATGGAAGCGGTGGCCGAGCTGGACGCGACGTTCGCCTTCCCGGCGCGCACCGTGCATGTCGCCTCGCTGCCCGAACCCACCGCGCAGCCGGCACGCACACAGCAACCTTCGCGTGCGCAGCATGCTTGA
- a CDS encoding effector protein, with product MKAAIVKKYRLIIKTLGYVGWSLFWLLLWDIAVTVDFMLFLNAKLNLPLMPLTLLGSALIVLISFRNSSAYNRWWEARTLWGSMINNSRSFARQVLTLLDDAGGEVNPVKSTLLRRHVAYVNCLAAHLQGQPCPDEVRAFIPADEFARSGTTNNFANDILTGSATLLAREYKAGHLDSIRLARLESTLVDLSNSQGGMERIANTPLPYPYVYFPRLFISLFCLIVPIGLVESLGWFTPLASTVVGFMLLAIERIGTDLQSPFRHSEHQIQMEALCETIEKNLQSMQRDSLGDVRRVEEPA from the coding sequence TTGAAAGCTGCCATCGTCAAAAAATACCGTCTGATCATCAAGACCCTCGGCTACGTGGGCTGGTCTTTGTTCTGGTTGCTGCTCTGGGACATCGCCGTCACCGTCGACTTCATGCTGTTTCTCAACGCCAAGCTGAACCTGCCGTTGATGCCGCTGACCTTGCTCGGTTCAGCGTTGATCGTGTTGATCAGTTTTCGCAACAGCAGCGCTTACAACCGCTGGTGGGAAGCGCGGACGCTGTGGGGATCGATGATCAACAATTCCCGCAGCTTCGCCCGGCAGGTGCTGACGCTGCTGGACGATGCAGGTGGCGAGGTGAATCCGGTCAAATCCACGCTGTTGCGCCGCCACGTTGCCTACGTGAATTGCCTTGCCGCGCACCTGCAAGGTCAGCCGTGTCCCGACGAGGTACGGGCGTTTATTCCCGCCGATGAGTTCGCGCGCAGCGGCACGACCAACAACTTTGCCAACGATATTCTCACCGGCTCGGCGACTTTGCTCGCTCGCGAATACAAGGCCGGGCATCTGGACAGTATTCGCCTGGCGCGCCTTGAGTCGACGCTGGTGGACCTGTCCAACAGTCAGGGCGGCATGGAGCGGATCGCCAACACCCCGCTGCCCTACCCTTATGTTTATTTTCCGCGGCTGTTTATTTCGCTGTTCTGCCTGATCGTCCCGATAGGTCTGGTGGAATCCCTCGGCTGGTTCACGCCGCTGGCGTCGACCGTGGTGGGGTTCATGCTGCTGGCCATCGAGCGCATCGGCACTGATCTGCAAAGCCCGTTCCGCCACAGCGAACACCAGATTCAAATGGAAGCGCTGTGTGAAACCATCGAAAAGAATTTGCAGTCGATGCAGCGTGATTCGTTGGGGGATGTGCGCAGGGTTGAGGAGCCCGCTTGA
- a CDS encoding DMT family transporter, with the protein MNEYGTRIDNAPKGIALIVGAVFVLALADAAVKYFSAKLPLWQLFLIVSCLSVPALGTWLGRRIRTGRLRITSVPWIMARSLLLLLMWVTYYSALPLIPLSVAAVAIYTTPIFIALFSTCYGGEPLSPSGWAAVGSGFAGVALVLRPGSEIFTLATLLPVVGAVFYALAMVVTRRNCRSEHPLVLALGLNVAFLFAACMGGIASLNVSEATVVRAPFLLSPWQTLGWQEIAFISCYACMLILINTATARAYQIAPPALVGTFDYAYLAFACLWGNLLFHEVPDGFTWAGMLLILIAGWTIFRVQKDVE; encoded by the coding sequence ATGAACGAATACGGTACTCGGATCGATAACGCTCCCAAGGGTATAGCACTCATTGTCGGCGCTGTTTTTGTGCTTGCCCTGGCCGATGCAGCAGTCAAATACTTCAGCGCTAAGCTGCCCCTGTGGCAGCTATTCTTGATCGTGTCTTGCCTTTCGGTTCCCGCCCTAGGCACTTGGCTTGGCCGACGCATACGCACAGGCCGTCTCAGAATTACTTCCGTTCCGTGGATAATGGCCAGGAGTCTTCTGCTGTTATTGATGTGGGTGACTTACTACTCGGCACTGCCGTTAATCCCACTATCGGTCGCTGCCGTTGCAATCTACACGACACCGATTTTTATAGCCCTTTTCTCCACCTGCTATGGCGGTGAGCCTTTGTCTCCATCCGGCTGGGCTGCAGTGGGATCAGGTTTTGCCGGCGTAGCCTTGGTGCTGCGCCCGGGTTCGGAAATCTTCACGCTTGCGACGTTGCTGCCTGTCGTCGGCGCTGTCTTTTACGCACTCGCGATGGTGGTGACGCGCCGAAATTGTCGCAGTGAACATCCTCTCGTACTGGCGCTAGGATTGAATGTCGCTTTCCTTTTTGCCGCCTGCATGGGAGGTATCGCCTCGCTGAACGTCAGCGAGGCAACGGTTGTTCGCGCTCCGTTTTTACTATCTCCATGGCAGACACTCGGTTGGCAGGAGATAGCCTTCATTTCCTGTTATGCCTGCATGCTGATTCTGATAAATACAGCTACCGCCAGGGCCTACCAGATTGCACCTCCCGCACTTGTCGGCACCTTTGACTATGCTTACCTGGCCTTCGCTTGCCTGTGGGGTAATCTACTATTTCACGAAGTGCCAGACGGCTTTACATGGGCGGGAATGCTGTTGATCTTGATCGCGGGTTGGACGATTTTTCGCGTTCAGAAAGACGTTGAATAA
- a CDS encoding helix-turn-helix transcriptional regulator, protein MHYHGDFSVTLPDPQNEITFVIPTAGKIVFNHATESIGMAHVGLAIDKADIRSMRFVDDHAHHGISINRQQLTERLAALLEKPIVQRIVFEPSVDLNAPAFKGLKALIDLATGTEFDALINSGTLMPSRLREMLIDAVLEAWPHNFTEALRQPAPCVAPRYVKVAMEFIQAHPQQLVSGVDLARLSHVSQRALQEGFRRFVGMTIVAYQRQVRLQRAYEALARGYAGSVTEVALRFGFSNVGRFCQYFQSAYGVSPAELKARR, encoded by the coding sequence ATGCATTACCACGGCGACTTCAGCGTCACCCTCCCCGATCCGCAGAACGAAATCACCTTCGTCATCCCCACAGCCGGCAAGATCGTTTTCAACCACGCCACCGAGTCCATCGGCATGGCGCATGTCGGTCTGGCGATCGACAAGGCGGATATCCGTTCGATGCGCTTTGTTGATGATCACGCGCATCACGGCATCTCGATCAATCGTCAGCAGCTCACCGAGCGGTTGGCGGCGCTGCTGGAGAAGCCGATTGTCCAGAGGATCGTGTTTGAGCCCAGCGTTGATCTGAATGCGCCAGCTTTCAAGGGCCTCAAGGCGTTGATTGATCTGGCCACGGGCACTGAGTTCGATGCCTTGATCAACAGCGGTACGCTGATGCCGTCGCGCTTGCGCGAGATGTTGATCGATGCGGTGCTGGAGGCGTGGCCGCACAATTTCACCGAGGCGCTGCGCCAGCCGGCGCCATGTGTGGCGCCGCGATATGTGAAGGTGGCGATGGAGTTTATCCAGGCGCATCCGCAGCAGTTGGTCAGTGGTGTGGATCTGGCGCGGTTGAGCCATGTCAGCCAGCGCGCCTTGCAGGAAGGCTTTCGGCGTTTTGTCGGGATGACGATTGTGGCTTATCAGCGTCAGGTGCGTTTGCAGCGCGCCTATGAGGCGTTGGCGCGCGGGTATGCAGGCTCCGTGACGGAAGTGGCGTTGCGCTTTGGCTTCAGCAATGTCGGGCGCTTCTGTCAGTATTTTCAAAGTGCTTACGGCGTGAGCCCGGCGGAGTTGAAGGCCAGGCGTTGA
- a CDS encoding class I SAM-dependent methyltransferase produces the protein MLIEAGIGEGMRILDVGCGSGDVAFLLCDLVGRSGEIISVDHDADSIAIARQRITGHALTFLEGDLLELPDSIATFDAIVGRRVLMYQRDAVATIRALAKCLRPGGLMVFQEHDTTLAPASVEPFLCIKERNFGYSRCLLAKGRICTSDSTCTAFSPRQA, from the coding sequence TTGCTGATCGAGGCGGGCATCGGAGAAGGGATGCGAATTCTGGACGTAGGTTGCGGTTCGGGTGATGTTGCTTTTCTGCTGTGTGATCTTGTGGGAAGAAGCGGGGAGATCATCAGCGTTGATCATGACGCCGATTCCATTGCCATTGCACGCCAGCGCATCACAGGACATGCGCTGACTTTTCTCGAGGGCGACCTCCTGGAATTGCCGGACTCTATCGCCACGTTCGACGCCATCGTCGGCAGGCGCGTCCTGATGTATCAACGGGATGCGGTGGCGACAATCCGAGCCTTGGCGAAGTGTCTGCGTCCCGGCGGGCTCATGGTCTTTCAGGAACACGATACGACGCTGGCGCCTGCCAGCGTCGAGCCTTTCCTTTGCATCAAAGAGCGCAACTTTGGTTACAGCAGATGCTTGCTCGCGAAGGGGCGGATTTGCACATCGGATTCAACCTGCACGGCATTTTCACCCAGGCAGGCTTGA
- a CDS encoding PAAR domain-containing protein, with amino-acid sequence MSGKPAARVTDPTSCPLPGHGVNPIASGSPDVFFDGLAAARQTDKSACGSPIVGDVASTVLINGLPAATVGSTGAHGNNVITGSSTVIIGNSHTPADFTPPSAMPLWALVFDEQFRIVGTDGQPLVNVPYHIKDESGMVYTGFSDESGRTPRIATSKQETLEITTGVAALEKWGEA; translated from the coding sequence ATGTCAGGCAAACCTGCCGCTCGCGTTACCGATCCTACCTCTTGCCCTCTGCCTGGTCATGGCGTTAATCCAATTGCCTCTGGGTCTCCAGACGTTTTCTTCGATGGGTTAGCTGCCGCTCGGCAAACTGATAAGAGCGCATGTGGCAGCCCTATCGTCGGAGATGTAGCTTCGACGGTGCTCATCAATGGGTTACCTGCAGCAACCGTTGGTAGCACTGGCGCCCATGGGAATAACGTCATCACTGGCTCCAGTACCGTAATAATTGGTAACTCGCATACTCCAGCGGATTTCACACCTCCTTCCGCAATGCCGCTTTGGGCACTGGTGTTCGATGAGCAGTTTCGTATCGTTGGTACTGATGGTCAGCCATTAGTTAACGTTCCCTACCACATCAAAGATGAGTCAGGAATGGTCTATACCGGGTTTTCGGATGAGTCAGGACGTACTCCGAGAATTGCTACGAGCAAACAAGAAACTCTGGAAATTACTACAGGAGTTGCGGCCCTTGAAAAGTGGGGTGAAGCATGA
- a CDS encoding sel1 repeat family protein, whose amino-acid sequence MRKFSIALCLSLLAFLLVTFVIALWRSPYGLPVLIASAYEEGLIVSRNPGKAADWYLGAAEKGDPVAQYKLGIIQYYGRGVEVDRPKGMQWITESANQGNADAQYYMGAASIAGGDVASDFVQGAQWFSKAAEQGHAKAQRQLAIFYDKGYGVEANDQQAFKWASKAADHGDAEALTLLGTLYLSGKGTPADPQHAVKLLTQAANAGDSFAFELLGAVTLQGTGTPKDVPAALRWYTRAADQGRVNAQYVLGYLYSSGGDVPVNYPLANHWLLQAAVQGHAVAQITLAVHFDNGQGVSRNKLKACGLLRVALKQTLPSDIAGPMREQLEKEEKTLTPQQLAEISALENLYSSPAGLGALQGDLTREQ is encoded by the coding sequence TTGCGCAAGTTCTCGATTGCTCTATGCCTCAGCCTCTTGGCCTTTCTTCTTGTTACCTTCGTGATCGCACTATGGCGAAGCCCTTATGGCCTTCCTGTCCTGATCGCCTCAGCTTATGAGGAGGGTTTGATAGTCAGCCGCAACCCTGGCAAAGCCGCAGACTGGTACTTGGGCGCTGCGGAAAAAGGCGACCCTGTGGCGCAGTACAAGCTCGGCATCATTCAATACTACGGTCGAGGCGTCGAAGTTGATCGACCAAAAGGTATGCAGTGGATAACGGAGTCGGCCAATCAGGGAAACGCGGACGCACAATATTACATGGGGGCTGCAAGCATCGCGGGCGGAGATGTGGCCAGTGATTTTGTCCAAGGTGCACAATGGTTCAGCAAGGCAGCAGAACAAGGTCATGCCAAGGCTCAACGACAACTCGCTATCTTTTATGACAAAGGTTACGGCGTTGAGGCAAACGACCAACAGGCGTTCAAATGGGCTAGCAAGGCAGCCGATCATGGAGATGCCGAGGCTCTGACGCTATTAGGCACACTCTATCTTTCCGGTAAAGGAACTCCAGCCGACCCTCAACACGCCGTCAAATTGCTCACCCAAGCGGCCAATGCTGGCGATAGCTTTGCATTTGAATTATTGGGGGCGGTCACTTTACAAGGCACTGGTACTCCTAAAGACGTACCCGCCGCATTGCGTTGGTATACCCGTGCCGCCGATCAGGGCCGGGTCAACGCCCAGTACGTCCTCGGCTATCTCTATAGCAGTGGCGGGGATGTACCGGTGAACTATCCACTTGCCAATCACTGGCTGTTGCAGGCGGCAGTTCAAGGTCACGCTGTGGCGCAGATTACCCTCGCCGTTCATTTCGATAATGGGCAGGGCGTCAGCCGTAACAAGCTCAAGGCTTGTGGATTGTTGCGCGTGGCGCTCAAACAGACGTTGCCGAGCGATATTGCAGGCCCCATGCGTGAGCAACTTGAGAAAGAAGAGAAAACACTTACGCCGCAGCAACTGGCTGAGATATCGGCTCTGGAGAACCTCTATTCAAGCCCGGCGGGTCTCGGGGCACTACAAGGTGATCTGACACGCGAACAGTAA